Proteins encoded together in one Quercus lobata isolate SW786 chromosome 3, ValleyOak3.0 Primary Assembly, whole genome shotgun sequence window:
- the LOC115980967 gene encoding uncharacterized protein LOC115980967: protein MIHQFFVPTDAAAILSILLSSRPPDDRLVWAFTSKEEFTVKGAYKVAMASANTDQSGEESNSQNRKLFWKSIWKLNVPNKIKSFARRANKNILPTKANLEFVDLLWHLKFVEQQGDEILELVITVAWCLWFNINEARLGNARAQASAILHKACYLLEEFQVANFRLSSPVNNGEVRWAPPPESRYKINTDGAVFTSFHSIGISHYPI, encoded by the exons ATGATCCATCAATTCTTTGTTCCTACTGATGCAGCGGCTATTTTAAGTATTCTCTTGAGTTCTCGACCACCTGATGATCGTTTGGTGTGGGCATTTACATCTAAGGAAGAGTTCACAGTCAAGGGTGCCTATAAGGTGGCGATGGCTTCGGCTAACACGGACCAATCTGGTGAGGAGTCCAATAGTCAAAACCGTAAGTTATTCTGGAAATCAATTTGGAAGCTTAACGTCCCTAATAAGATTAAATCTTTTGCAAGGAGGGCAAACAAGAATATCCTACCCACAAAAGCAAACCTA GAATTCGTAGATCTCTTATGGCATTTGAAATTTGTGGAGCAGCAGGGCGATGAGATATTGGAATTGGTTATCACAGTAGCATGGTGTCTATGGTTTAATATTAATGAAGCTAGACTGGGTAATGCGAGGGCACAAGCATCGGCAATCTTACACAAGGCTTGTTATTTGCTGGAGGAATTCCAAGTTGCCAATTTCAGATTGTCATCTCCAGTGAACAATGGAGAGGTTCGGTGGGCACCACCGCCAGAATCTAGGTACAAGATCAATACCGATGGAGCTGTTTTCACTAGTTTCCATTCTATAGGTATCAGTCATTATCCGATATGA